Proteins encoded together in one Vibrio metoecus window:
- the sseA gene encoding 3-mercaptopyruvate sulfurtransferase, protein MTSPLVTAQWLQQHLHDPNLVLLDSSIEFQIPTESEKDWVNKIPNAQRFDYDKVFCDPDSPLPHMMPSEGRFNTLARELGINQDSFIVVYDNSGTFASPRAWWMFKAMGHHKVYILNGGLTEWKAQGYNVTQNYREPTTKGNFDGKLNPQAFVDASYVLKQIDNPHSQTIDARGLARFFGEVPEPRPGVRSGHIPGSSCLPFAELITGHKLKEQAELRPLLTHMLPDTAQEYLFSCGSGVTACIVLLAAYVCGYKNLSVYDGSWTEWGQRQDLPIE, encoded by the coding sequence ATGACTTCCCCACTCGTCACGGCGCAATGGCTGCAACAACATCTGCACGACCCTAACTTGGTGCTACTCGATAGCAGTATAGAATTTCAAATTCCGACCGAGTCTGAAAAAGATTGGGTCAACAAGATCCCTAATGCGCAGCGCTTTGATTACGACAAAGTCTTTTGCGACCCTGATTCGCCCTTGCCGCACATGATGCCTTCTGAGGGGCGCTTTAATACTCTCGCTCGCGAACTGGGTATCAACCAAGATTCCTTTATTGTGGTGTACGACAACAGCGGCACGTTTGCCTCTCCCCGAGCATGGTGGATGTTCAAAGCCATGGGACACCACAAGGTGTATATCCTCAATGGCGGATTGACCGAATGGAAGGCTCAGGGTTACAACGTCACTCAAAACTATCGTGAACCCACAACAAAAGGGAACTTTGACGGCAAACTCAACCCACAAGCCTTTGTTGATGCGAGTTATGTTCTCAAACAGATCGATAATCCACATAGCCAAACCATTGATGCTCGCGGATTAGCGCGCTTTTTCGGTGAAGTGCCAGAACCTCGCCCCGGCGTGCGCAGTGGGCATATTCCAGGCTCATCCTGCTTGCCTTTTGCAGAACTCATCACTGGTCACAAGCTAAAAGAGCAAGCCGAGCTACGCCCGCTACTGACTCATATGTTGCCCGACACCGCCCAAGAATATCTGTTTAGCTGTGGCTCAGGCGTGACCGCATGTATTGTGCTGCTCGCGGCGTATGTGTGCGGCTACAAAAACCTCTCTGTTTACGATGGTTCGTGGACGGAATGGGGACAACGGCAAGATCTGCCGATTGAGTAA
- the mscL gene encoding large-conductance mechanosensitive channel protein MscL produces the protein MSLLKEFKAFASRGNVIDMAVGIIIGAAFGKIVSSFVADIIMPPIGIILGGVNFSDLSFVLLAAQGDAPAVVIAYGKFIQTVVDFTIIAFAIFMGLKAINSLKRKEEEAPKAPPAPTKDQELLSEIRDLLKAQQDK, from the coding sequence ATGAGCTTACTTAAAGAGTTCAAGGCTTTTGCATCTCGTGGCAATGTAATCGACATGGCAGTCGGTATCATCATTGGTGCGGCGTTTGGCAAAATAGTGTCGTCTTTTGTCGCCGATATCATTATGCCGCCAATCGGTATTATTTTAGGCGGTGTGAATTTTAGCGATCTGAGTTTCGTGTTACTTGCCGCGCAAGGTGATGCCCCTGCTGTAGTGATTGCCTACGGCAAATTTATCCAAACCGTGGTCGATTTTACGATTATCGCGTTCGCCATTTTCATGGGTTTAAAAGCGATCAATAGCTTGAAGCGTAAGGAAGAAGAAGCGCCTAAAGCCCCACCTGCGCCAACCAAAGATCAAGAACTGCTTTCTGAAATTCGTGATTTGTTAAAAGCACAGCAAGATAAATAA
- a CDS encoding TrmB family transcriptional regulator gives MTELVTKLMDFGFTKTDALVYINLLKNGRASGYKIAKDISLSRSSVYSSIDNLYKNGCIFMSDGETKEYEAKSPDLIFSQIEKKTIENIQILKKELSRMMLQEEKEFIYNVSGFENLLQKAREMLNLAQIEVYLNTDFHLDLIADEMCQAIERGVRVIVFSFNRLSLPHPKIEHYSRSDNEEQRYPSHRFMLVVDMKQAMMFSNREETQGLFSNNHLMVKMMAEHIHSDIYLTEYEKLAPEKRCRIATVHELENSMVIDDRLSLQAQIKA, from the coding sequence CTCAAAAATGGCCGCGCCAGCGGTTATAAAATTGCCAAAGATATTTCACTTTCTCGCTCATCTGTCTATTCGTCGATTGATAACTTGTATAAGAATGGCTGCATTTTTATGTCTGATGGAGAGACGAAAGAATACGAAGCGAAATCACCCGATTTGATTTTTAGCCAGATTGAGAAAAAAACCATAGAAAACATTCAGATCCTGAAAAAAGAACTCTCACGGATGATGCTTCAGGAAGAGAAAGAATTTATTTACAACGTGTCCGGGTTTGAAAACCTGTTACAAAAAGCACGAGAAATGCTGAACTTGGCGCAAATCGAGGTCTATCTCAATACTGATTTTCATCTTGACCTTATCGCGGATGAAATGTGCCAAGCCATTGAACGCGGTGTGCGAGTGATTGTTTTCTCTTTCAATCGGTTAAGTCTGCCTCATCCGAAAATCGAGCACTACTCTCGCTCCGACAATGAGGAACAGCGCTACCCTTCACACCGTTTTATGTTGGTGGTGGATATGAAACAAGCCATGATGTTCTCTAACCGAGAAGAGACACAAGGGCTTTTTTCTAACAATCACTTAATGGTGAAAATGATGGCGGAACACATTCATAGTGACATCTACCTCACCGAGTATGAAAAACTCGCGCCAGAGAAGCGCTGTCGTATTGCCACAGTGCATGAATTAGAAAACAGCATGGTGATTGATGACCGCTTAAGCTTACAAGCTCAAATAAAAGCATAA
- a CDS encoding formate--tetrahydrofolate ligase, which translates to MLPDIEICRATSLAPIDAIAQKAGLHADEYESHGLHKAKVSLHCLERLANKPKGKFILVTAITPTPLGEGKTVTTIGLAQGLAKLNHSVMACIRQPSMGPIFGVKGGAAGGGYSQVAPMEELNLHLTGDIHAVTAAHNLAAAAIDARIYHEQRLGYDDFERRTGMPALRIDPKQVIWKRVMDHNDRALRMVTVGRNEPGKNINGYEREDGFDISAASELMAILALASDLRDLRRRIGNVVLAYDLDGNPVTTEDLKVAGAMAVSMKEAIEPTLMQTLEGVPTLIHAGPFANIAHGNSSIIADDIATRLADYTVTEGGFGSDMGFEKACNIKAKASGKTPDCAVIVATLRGLKANSGLYDLRPGQAVPDALFAPDSAALQAGFANLKWHIDNVNQYGVPAVVAINRFPQDCAEELEQLVKLIEALPNRVSVAISEGFAKGGEGTQLLAEKVVQQCQHPAKFTPLYHSSMLLDEKLKAVAVKGYGAAEIALSDKAAQQLAKLQAQGFDHLAVCLAKTPLSISTDPAIKGAPRDFIVPIRELRLCAGAEFVYALCGSVMTMPGLPEKPSFMALDIDQHGNIVGLS; encoded by the coding sequence ATGCTGCCAGATATTGAAATTTGCCGCGCTACATCATTAGCGCCTATCGATGCCATTGCTCAGAAAGCAGGATTACACGCTGACGAGTATGAAAGTCACGGCCTGCATAAAGCAAAAGTGTCACTGCATTGTCTAGAGCGATTGGCCAACAAGCCCAAAGGTAAATTCATTCTGGTCACTGCGATTACCCCAACACCATTGGGTGAAGGTAAAACCGTTACCACGATTGGTTTAGCACAAGGGTTGGCCAAACTTAATCACTCGGTCATGGCGTGCATTCGTCAGCCTTCGATGGGGCCGATTTTTGGGGTAAAAGGTGGCGCTGCGGGCGGCGGGTATTCACAAGTTGCACCGATGGAAGAGCTCAATCTGCATTTAACCGGTGATATTCATGCCGTCACTGCGGCGCACAACCTTGCTGCAGCTGCGATTGATGCGCGAATTTATCACGAGCAGCGCCTCGGATATGACGATTTTGAGCGTCGCACAGGCATGCCAGCGCTGCGCATTGACCCCAAACAGGTCATATGGAAACGCGTGATGGATCATAACGATCGCGCGCTGCGCATGGTGACGGTCGGCCGCAATGAGCCCGGAAAAAATATTAATGGTTATGAGCGCGAAGATGGTTTCGATATCTCTGCCGCCTCCGAATTGATGGCGATTCTAGCTCTCGCCTCGGATCTACGCGATTTGCGTCGCCGTATCGGTAATGTGGTGTTGGCTTATGATTTGGACGGTAATCCGGTCACCACCGAAGATCTGAAAGTGGCTGGCGCAATGGCAGTCAGCATGAAGGAAGCCATTGAACCGACCTTGATGCAGACTTTAGAAGGCGTTCCAACACTGATCCACGCCGGCCCGTTTGCCAACATCGCTCACGGTAACTCCTCGATCATTGCCGATGACATTGCTACCCGTTTGGCAGACTACACAGTGACCGAAGGCGGTTTTGGCTCCGATATGGGGTTTGAGAAAGCGTGCAACATCAAAGCCAAAGCCTCTGGTAAAACCCCAGATTGTGCGGTGATTGTCGCCACCTTACGCGGTTTAAAAGCCAATTCAGGCCTGTATGATTTACGCCCCGGCCAAGCGGTACCGGATGCCCTATTCGCGCCAGACAGCGCCGCTTTGCAAGCCGGTTTTGCAAACTTGAAATGGCATATTGATAACGTTAACCAGTATGGTGTGCCTGCCGTGGTAGCGATTAACCGCTTCCCACAAGATTGTGCCGAAGAACTGGAACAACTGGTTAAGCTGATTGAAGCCCTACCCAACCGTGTATCCGTAGCCATTTCAGAAGGCTTTGCCAAAGGTGGTGAAGGTACCCAACTCCTTGCCGAAAAAGTGGTTCAGCAGTGTCAACATCCAGCGAAATTCACTCCGCTCTATCATTCAAGCATGCTATTGGATGAAAAACTCAAAGCGGTCGCGGTAAAAGGTTATGGCGCTGCCGAGATTGCACTGAGTGATAAAGCCGCGCAGCAATTAGCCAAACTGCAAGCCCAAGGCTTTGATCATCTTGCGGTTTGCTTGGCAAAAACACCGCTGTCGATTTCTACCGATCCCGCAATCAAAGGCGCGCCACGTGATTTTATCGTACCGATCCGCGAACTGCGTTTATGTGCAGGCGCCGAATTTGTCTACGCCCTGTGTGGCAGTGTGATGACCATGCCCGGTTTACCGGAAAAACCTTCATTTATGGCGCTCGATATCGATCAGCACGGCAACATCGTCGGCTTAAGTTAA
- the moeA gene encoding molybdopterin molybdotransferase MoeA gives MGCCDAPGLMPIEDALEKMLSRIQPVQTTLRLPLPEALGYVLAEAILSPIHVPPFDNSAMDGYAVRRAELAQQKPLPVAGKSFAGQPFDAEWPPMTCVRIMTGAQIPAGCDAVIMQEQTTITEEGVVFCQHDVKLNDNIRPTGDDIRQNDVVLERGARLTARDIPMIATLGISHVTVYRKPKVAFFSTGDELKPLGEPLQAGQIYDSNRYGIKPLIENFGCEAIDLGIVPDCPATLKATFEQAQSLADVVVTSGGVSVGEADYTKDILEELGEIGFWKLAIKPGKPFAFGALQDAWFCGLPGNPVSAVLTMYVLVQPMLAKLAGHSAWQAPESIPAITRSPFKKAPGRTDFQRGIYRIENGQFVVESTGNQSSGAFRSMSLANCFVVLERERGRVEVGETVQIQLFNPTLY, from the coding sequence ATGGGCTGTTGCGATGCTCCCGGCTTAATGCCGATTGAAGATGCGCTTGAGAAAATGCTGTCACGTATTCAACCCGTGCAAACCACTTTACGTTTGCCTCTGCCTGAAGCGCTGGGCTATGTACTTGCCGAAGCGATTCTTTCGCCGATTCATGTTCCACCGTTTGATAACTCAGCGATGGATGGTTATGCCGTCCGTCGCGCAGAATTGGCACAACAAAAACCGCTGCCCGTAGCGGGAAAATCTTTTGCGGGTCAGCCTTTTGACGCTGAATGGCCACCGATGACTTGTGTGCGCATTATGACCGGGGCACAAATCCCTGCCGGTTGTGATGCGGTGATCATGCAAGAACAAACAACCATCACCGAAGAGGGTGTGGTGTTTTGCCAGCATGACGTCAAACTCAATGACAACATCCGCCCAACGGGTGATGACATACGCCAAAACGATGTGGTGCTGGAACGCGGCGCGCGCTTAACCGCACGTGATATTCCGATGATTGCGACACTAGGCATTAGCCATGTCACTGTCTATCGCAAACCGAAAGTGGCGTTTTTCTCCACCGGAGATGAGCTCAAACCACTCGGTGAACCGCTGCAAGCCGGACAAATTTACGACAGTAACCGCTACGGCATTAAACCCTTGATTGAAAACTTCGGCTGCGAAGCGATTGATCTCGGCATCGTGCCAGATTGCCCTGCCACACTGAAAGCCACGTTTGAGCAAGCGCAAAGCTTGGCAGATGTGGTGGTCACATCCGGTGGCGTCAGCGTGGGTGAAGCCGATTACACCAAAGATATTTTGGAAGAACTCGGCGAAATCGGTTTTTGGAAACTGGCGATCAAACCGGGCAAACCCTTTGCATTTGGTGCATTGCAGGATGCTTGGTTCTGCGGTTTACCGGGCAACCCTGTTTCAGCTGTGCTGACCATGTACGTGCTGGTGCAACCTATGCTTGCCAAATTGGCGGGACACAGCGCTTGGCAAGCCCCAGAATCGATCCCGGCGATCACGCGTAGCCCCTTTAAAAAAGCACCGGGACGGACGGATTTCCAACGCGGCATTTACCGCATTGAAAATGGTCAATTCGTGGTGGAAAGCACCGGTAACCAAAGCTCTGGCGCATTCCGCTCAATGAGCTTGGCTAACTGCTTTGTGGTACTTGAGCGTGAACGTGGCCGCGTGGAAGTCGGCGAAACGGTTCAAATCCAACTGTTTAACCCAACCCTGTACTAG
- a CDS encoding VOC family protein, whose amino-acid sequence MPNLDVLEIKSFVPAQDFTASKQFYLSLGFELISEFGDVAYLRLGQCAFLLQNTHQRPHQGNTMMHLLVEDAQSWFDHVKTLQLEERFESKMTDLVTQPWGMLEFCLVDPSDVLWRIGQRIV is encoded by the coding sequence ATGCCCAATCTCGATGTGCTTGAAATCAAATCCTTTGTTCCTGCTCAGGACTTTACTGCCTCCAAACAGTTTTACTTATCCCTCGGTTTTGAACTGATTTCAGAATTTGGCGATGTGGCTTATTTGCGTTTAGGTCAATGCGCTTTTTTACTGCAAAACACCCATCAGCGCCCACATCAAGGGAATACTATGATGCATCTGTTAGTGGAAGATGCGCAAAGCTGGTTTGATCACGTGAAAACTTTGCAACTCGAAGAGCGTTTTGAAAGCAAAATGACCGATCTCGTCACTCAACCTTGGGGCATGCTGGAGTTTTGTTTGGTTGACCCGAGTGATGTTCTGTGGCGTATTGGTCAACGTATTGTGTAA
- the msrB gene encoding peptide-methionine (R)-S-oxide reductase MsrB, with amino-acid sequence MKRLFTWGAPLFALLALTLSLFSQADTKPSTIASASANYQQATLAGGCFWCTESDMEKLPGVVDVISGYAGGDVDNPTYKQVSSGKTGHIEVIQVTFDPKIVTYEQVLDNFFRHIDPTDDQGSFVDRGEQYRPAIFYHNAEQLEVAKRFMMEIDQLGIFKKPLKTELIEFKKFWPAEDYHQDYYKKNKVRYNYYRYASGRDQYLDEIFGVDRNTHPKTLRQWIDEKNGQANVKTYVRPSDDQIRAKLTSLQYKVTQNEGTERPFDNEYWDNKEDGIYVDIVSGEPLFSSTDKYKSGTGWPSFTKPLNSGYIVTKDDNSLFYTRTEVRSRFADSHLGHVFNDGPAPTGLRYCMNSAAMRFIPKHEMAAQGYGEYLALFK; translated from the coding sequence ATGAAACGACTCTTTACTTGGGGAGCGCCACTGTTCGCCTTGCTGGCACTCACCCTTTCTCTGTTTAGCCAAGCGGACACCAAACCCAGTACCATCGCCTCAGCTTCAGCCAATTACCAGCAAGCGACATTGGCTGGTGGCTGCTTCTGGTGTACAGAATCGGATATGGAGAAACTTCCCGGTGTCGTGGATGTGATTTCAGGTTATGCCGGTGGAGATGTCGATAACCCGACTTATAAGCAAGTCTCATCGGGTAAAACGGGACACATCGAGGTCATTCAAGTGACGTTTGACCCGAAGATCGTCACTTATGAACAAGTGCTGGATAACTTCTTCCGACACATCGACCCAACCGATGATCAAGGCTCGTTTGTGGATAGAGGTGAACAATATCGCCCGGCGATTTTCTATCACAACGCCGAGCAACTTGAAGTGGCTAAACGTTTTATGATGGAGATTGATCAACTCGGCATATTCAAAAAGCCACTCAAAACCGAGTTGATTGAGTTTAAAAAGTTCTGGCCAGCAGAAGACTACCATCAGGACTACTACAAGAAGAATAAAGTCCGTTACAACTACTATCGCTACGCATCAGGACGCGATCAGTATTTGGATGAGATTTTCGGCGTTGACCGAAACACGCATCCGAAAACCCTTCGCCAGTGGATTGATGAAAAAAATGGGCAAGCTAATGTCAAAACTTATGTGCGTCCATCAGATGATCAAATCCGCGCTAAACTGACCAGCTTGCAATACAAGGTGACTCAGAACGAAGGCACAGAACGTCCATTCGATAATGAATATTGGGACAATAAAGAAGATGGCATTTACGTTGATATTGTATCGGGTGAACCGCTGTTTTCTTCTACCGACAAGTACAAATCAGGAACCGGTTGGCCGAGCTTCACTAAACCGCTCAATTCAGGTTACATTGTCACTAAAGATGACAATAGCCTGTTCTACACGCGTACCGAAGTGCGTAGCCGCTTTGCCGATTCACACCTCGGCCATGTGTTTAACGATGGCCCTGCTCCAACCGGTTTACGTTATTGCATGAACTCCGCCGCGATGCGTTTTATTCCAAAACACGAGATGGCAGCGCAAGGCTACGGTGAATATCTAGCACTGTTCAAATAA
- the moeB gene encoding molybdopterin-synthase adenylyltransferase MoeB — MDILSDAEMLRYNRQIILKAFDFEGQEKLKQSSVLILGAGGLGCASSQYLATAGVGHITLIDDDVVELSNLQRQVLHHDADIGRAKVDSAADSLRLLNPHLQVETIQARLSDDELDALIARHDLVLDACDNVDTRNQLNRLCYKHKTPLVSGAAIRMEGQVSVFMYQDPAQPCYQCLSALFGSSALSCVEAGVMAPVVGIIGAVQAMEAIKVLTELGTPKQGKILILDAMSMTWREMNLMKLPQCPVCHTS; from the coding sequence GTGGATATTCTCAGCGATGCAGAAATGCTGCGTTACAACCGACAGATCATTCTCAAAGCGTTTGATTTTGAAGGACAAGAGAAGCTAAAGCAGAGCTCAGTGCTGATCCTCGGTGCAGGTGGGTTGGGCTGTGCGAGTAGCCAATACCTCGCGACGGCGGGGGTCGGCCACATCACTTTAATTGATGATGATGTGGTTGAACTCTCTAACCTCCAGCGCCAAGTGCTACACCACGATGCGGATATTGGCCGCGCGAAAGTGGATTCTGCGGCTGATTCACTGCGTCTACTCAATCCGCATCTTCAAGTTGAAACGATCCAAGCACGTTTGAGTGATGACGAATTGGATGCGCTGATTGCACGCCACGATCTGGTGCTGGATGCTTGCGATAATGTCGACACGCGTAACCAGCTCAATCGCCTCTGCTATAAACACAAAACACCGCTGGTTTCCGGTGCAGCAATTCGCATGGAAGGCCAAGTGAGCGTGTTTATGTATCAAGATCCCGCGCAGCCTTGCTATCAATGCTTAAGCGCCCTATTCGGCTCATCGGCACTCAGTTGCGTTGAAGCGGGTGTGATGGCTCCGGTGGTAGGCATTATTGGTGCGGTTCAAGCAATGGAAGCCATTAAGGTGCTGACTGAATTAGGCACACCTAAGCAAGGTAAGATCTTGATTCTAGATGCGATGAGCATGACATGGCGAGAAATGAACCTGATGAAACTTCCTCAGTGTCCTGTCTGTCATACATCATGA
- a CDS encoding LysR family transcriptional regulator, protein MLTTFSSIPVFVAVVECGSFSLAAKKLKITKSAVSKRLSQLEDDLGIRLINRTTRKLSLTEAGERYYYHVSQALSYARQGMDAVTELQGEPQGKLKITAPMSFGVLHIAPIIADFISIYPKVEIDLQLEDQMVDLIEGGFDLAIRIGHLPTSNLVAKRLVTCKSVLCASPEYLARYGEPEKPADLLEHNCLVYTYFRGGNEWTFHHQQQEVKVIPKGNLTVNNSEAIRRASLAGLGIAQLPTFLVSKDLAGGALQSVMTHYSLPVHAVYAVFPERKHLPYKVRAFIDFLQQKLGNNQPYWDS, encoded by the coding sequence ATGCTGACAACTTTTTCTTCTATTCCTGTTTTTGTTGCAGTTGTCGAATGTGGCAGCTTCTCTCTTGCAGCCAAAAAACTCAAAATCACCAAATCGGCGGTCAGTAAAAGGCTTTCTCAGCTTGAAGATGATTTAGGGATTCGGTTGATCAATCGTACAACACGAAAATTAAGCTTAACTGAAGCGGGGGAACGTTATTACTACCATGTTTCACAAGCACTGAGTTACGCCCGACAAGGAATGGATGCTGTCACCGAATTGCAAGGTGAACCACAAGGCAAACTAAAAATTACCGCGCCTATGTCTTTTGGCGTTCTACACATCGCGCCCATCATTGCTGACTTCATCTCTATTTATCCTAAGGTAGAAATAGATTTGCAACTGGAAGACCAAATGGTTGATCTGATTGAAGGTGGCTTTGATCTCGCCATTCGGATAGGACACCTACCCACATCGAACCTTGTTGCGAAACGCCTTGTGACTTGTAAAAGTGTTCTTTGTGCTTCACCTGAATACTTAGCGCGTTATGGCGAACCTGAAAAACCTGCCGATCTCCTTGAGCATAACTGCCTTGTTTATACTTATTTTCGCGGCGGCAATGAATGGACCTTTCACCATCAACAGCAAGAGGTCAAAGTCATCCCCAAAGGCAATCTAACGGTGAATAACAGTGAAGCGATTCGCAGAGCCTCACTTGCAGGGTTAGGTATTGCTCAACTGCCGACTTTTCTGGTCAGCAAAGATCTGGCTGGTGGAGCACTCCAATCGGTAATGACACACTATTCTCTGCCAGTCCATGCGGTCTATGCCGTTTTTCCTGAACGTAAACACCTACCTTATAAGGTTCGAGCTTTCATCGATTTCTTGCAGCAAAAGCTAGGAAATAATCAGCCTTATTGGGATAGCTAA
- the folE gene encoding GTP cyclohydrolase I FolE has product MSGLSESAKLVKDALERRGLETPMQPSLASPAEKKDKIEHHMREILNLLGLDLTDDSLEETPQRIAKMYVDEIFSGLDYANFPKITVIENKMKVSEMVKVKDITLTSTCEHHLVTIDGSAAVAYIPRGKIIGLSKINRIVRFFAQRPQVQERMTQQILVALQTLLESDDVAVTIDATHYCVKSRGVMDATSVTTTTALGGIFKSNPATRAEFLHGLR; this is encoded by the coding sequence ATGTCAGGTCTTAGCGAATCCGCGAAGTTGGTGAAAGATGCGCTAGAGCGCCGTGGGTTGGAAACACCAATGCAACCTAGTTTGGCGAGCCCAGCAGAGAAAAAGGATAAAATAGAACATCACATGCGTGAGATCCTCAACCTGCTCGGACTGGACTTAACGGATGACAGTTTGGAAGAAACCCCACAACGCATCGCTAAGATGTATGTGGATGAGATTTTCTCAGGGTTGGATTACGCCAACTTCCCCAAGATCACCGTTATCGAAAACAAGATGAAAGTGAGTGAGATGGTTAAAGTGAAAGACATCACACTGACCAGTACTTGTGAACACCACTTAGTCACCATCGATGGCTCGGCAGCGGTGGCGTATATTCCGCGCGGCAAAATCATCGGCTTATCGAAAATTAATCGCATTGTGCGCTTTTTTGCCCAGCGTCCGCAGGTGCAAGAGCGTATGACGCAGCAGATCTTAGTTGCGCTGCAAACGTTGCTTGAGTCGGATGATGTGGCAGTCACCATCGATGCGACTCACTATTGTGTGAAATCTCGCGGCGTGATGGATGCAACCAGCGTGACCACAACGACCGCTTTGGGTGGGATTTTCAAATCTAACCCTGCAACGCGTGCGGAATTCCTACACGGTTTGCGTTAA
- the elbB gene encoding isoprenoid biosynthesis glyoxalase ElbB, with translation MKKVAVILSGCGVFDGAEIHESVLALHAIEKQGASWHCFAPNVQQMHVINHLTGEEMPETRNVLVESARIARGKIQDVATLNVNEFDALLLPGGFGAAKNLTDFAVKGAQCSINPDVAAACLAFADAQKPAGYICIAPTIIPMIYGEAAQGTIGNDHGTAAAFNQLGGQHVDCPVEGIVFDERHKVLSTPAYMLAENISQAASGIEKLVERLLQLA, from the coding sequence ATGAAGAAAGTCGCGGTTATTCTCAGTGGCTGTGGAGTATTCGATGGAGCAGAGATCCACGAATCGGTGCTTGCGCTGCATGCCATCGAGAAACAAGGAGCCAGTTGGCACTGCTTTGCGCCGAATGTGCAGCAGATGCATGTCATTAACCACCTCACGGGTGAAGAGATGCCAGAAACACGCAATGTGTTGGTGGAATCTGCCCGCATTGCGCGCGGAAAAATCCAAGATGTAGCCACACTCAATGTGAATGAATTTGATGCACTTTTGCTCCCAGGCGGGTTTGGAGCCGCGAAAAATCTCACCGACTTTGCGGTGAAAGGCGCACAGTGCAGTATCAACCCGGATGTAGCTGCCGCTTGTCTTGCTTTTGCGGATGCGCAAAAACCTGCGGGTTATATCTGTATTGCCCCAACCATCATACCGATGATTTATGGCGAAGCCGCTCAAGGCACGATTGGCAATGATCACGGCACCGCAGCCGCATTTAACCAATTAGGTGGCCAGCACGTGGATTGCCCAGTGGAAGGCATCGTATTTGATGAAAGACATAAAGTGCTTTCCACCCCCGCCTACATGTTGGCAGAGAATATTTCCCAAGCCGCTTCCGGTATTGAAAAATTGGTTGAGCGACTACTGCAGCTAGCTTAG
- the yjjG gene encoding pyrimidine 5'-nucleotidase: MKYDWILFDADETLFHFDAFKGMQLMFARKGVDFTEQDFHQYQEVNKPLWVDYQNGDITAAQLKHTRFSGWAEKLNTTTDELNSAFLQAMADICTLLPGAMELMQALQGKARLGIITNGFTELQDVRLAKTGMTDFFDQIVISEEVGIAKPDAGIFAHALERMGNPAKSRVLMVGDNPHSDILGGLNFGIETCWLNVHQHPKPDGITPHYEVVSLHELREILLA; this comes from the coding sequence ATGAAGTACGATTGGATCTTATTTGACGCTGACGAGACCTTGTTTCATTTCGATGCTTTTAAAGGCATGCAGCTGATGTTCGCGCGCAAAGGCGTGGATTTTACCGAACAAGATTTTCACCAATACCAAGAAGTGAATAAACCGCTGTGGGTGGATTACCAAAACGGCGATATTACTGCCGCGCAGCTCAAACATACGCGCTTTTCTGGTTGGGCTGAAAAGCTCAATACCACCACTGACGAGCTTAATAGTGCATTTTTACAAGCCATGGCGGATATTTGCACCTTGCTACCGGGAGCGATGGAGTTGATGCAAGCGCTACAAGGTAAAGCGCGTTTGGGCATTATCACCAACGGTTTTACAGAACTACAAGATGTTCGGCTGGCTAAAACCGGCATGACTGACTTTTTTGATCAGATTGTGATTTCTGAAGAAGTCGGGATTGCTAAACCCGATGCTGGCATTTTTGCCCACGCACTAGAGCGTATGGGGAACCCAGCCAAAAGCCGAGTGCTGATGGTCGGGGATAATCCACATTCTGACATTCTTGGTGGCTTGAATTTTGGCATCGAAACTTGCTGGCTTAATGTTCATCAGCACCCGAAACCAGATGGCATTACGCCACATTATGAAGTGGTTTCACTGCATGAGCTGAGAGAGATTTTGTTGGCCTAA